A window of the Lactuca sativa cultivar Salinas chromosome 5, Lsat_Salinas_v11, whole genome shotgun sequence genome harbors these coding sequences:
- the LOC111878526 gene encoding allene oxide synthase 3 — MTPSSSDHPTSSLELSLREIPGSYGLPFIGPIKDRYDYFYNQGENEFFKSRIQKYNSTVFRTNMPPGPFISSSPKVVAVLDSKSFTILFDNDKVEKRDILDGTYMPSTSFFGGYRVCAFLDTTESNHHALKTFFLSFLASSHKKFIPYLRTSLAELFENLENEISEKKSADFNNHSDNMAFDFVFKLVTGVLPSETELKSKGPGTIATWLALQLAPLGTAGIKPNFIDDIIHTVRLPFLLIKSGYKQLYNAVYDSASSLLDEAETLGMKREEACHNLVFLAGFNAFGGMKVLFPTLIRWIGSGGEDLHRRLAEEIRAVVKEEGDITFSALEKMPLTKSVVYETLRINPPVPFQYAKAREDIVVESHDAAFQIKKGEIIFGYQPFATKDPKVFENPEDFVADRFVGEGEKLINYVYWSNARETEQPSADNKQCPGKDLVVLCCRLMLVELFLRYDTFTVEIGKLSALGASITIASFRKAT; from the coding sequence ATGACTCCATCTTCTTCCGACCACCCTACATCCTCATTGGAACTCTCCTTGCGAGAAATCCCCGGCAGCTATGGGCTGCCGTTCATCGGTCCGATCAAGGATCGCTACGACTACTTTTACAACCAAGGCGAGAATGAGTTCTTCAAATCCAGAATCCAGAAATACAACTCCACAGTCTTCCGCACCAACATGCCGCCGGGGCCATTCATCTCCTCCAGTCCCAAAGTCGTCGCTGTTCTTGATTCCAAAAGCTTCACCATCCTCTTTGACAATGACAAAGTCGAAAAGAGAGACATTCTCGATGGCACCTACATGCCTTCCACCTCCTTCTTCGGTGGTTACCGAGTCTGCGCTTTCCTCGACACCACTGAATCTAACCACCATGCTCTAAAGACGTTCTTCCTGTCGTTCCTTGCTTCTTCACACAAGAAGTTTATTCCATATCTCCGGACAAGCTTAGCGGAGCTCTTTGAGAATCTCGAAAATGAGATCTCAGAGAAGAAATCCGCTGATTTTAATAATCACAGTGATAATATGGCATTTGACTTTGTGTTCAAGCTTGTCACCGGAGTTCTTCCGTCTGAGACGGAGCTCAAGTCGAAAGGTCCTGGAACCATCGCCACGTGGTTAGCTCTTCAGCTAGCTCCGTTAGGAACAGCAGGGATTAAACCGAATTTCATTGACGACATCATCCACACAGTTCGGTTGCCGTTTCTCCTGATTAAATCTGGATACAAGCAGCTATACAATGCCGTTTATGATTCCGCGTCGTCGTTACTGGACGAAGCTGAAACCTTGGgtatgaaaagagaggaagcttgccATAATTTGGTGTTTCTGGCAGGTTTTAACGCGTTCGGCGGCATGAAGGTTCTGTTTCCGACACTAATCAGGTGGATCGGATCAGGCGGAGAGGATTTACACCGCCGCCTTGCTGAAGAAATCAGAGCCGTCGTGAAGGAAGAAGGAGACATCACTTTCTCCGCTTTGGAGAAGATGCCGTTAACTAAATCCGTCGTTTATGAAACATTGAGAATCAATCCACCGGTTCCGTTTCAGTACGCCAAGGCCAGGGAAGACATTGTGGTGGAGAGCCACGACGCTGCATTTCAGATTAAGAAAGGAGAGATTATCTTCGGATATCAGCCGTTCGCCACCAAGGATCCGAAGGTGTTTGAGAATCCAGAGGATTTCGTTGCCGATAGGTTCGTCGGAGAGGGAGAGAAGCTGATAAATTATGTGTACTGGTCGAATGCTAGAGAGACGGAACAACCGTCGGCAGACAACAAACAATGTCCGGGTAAGGACCTGGTGGTGCTGTGCTGCAGGCTGATGTTGGTGGAGCTTTTTCTCCGATACGATACGTTTACGGTGGAGATCGGGAAACTTTCTGCACTTGGGGCGTCCATCACGATTGCATCATTTAGAAAGGCCACCTAA